A genomic window from Brassica oleracea var. oleracea cultivar TO1000 chromosome C8, BOL, whole genome shotgun sequence includes:
- the LOC106312091 gene encoding dof zinc finger protein DOF3.7 isoform X1 — translation MDATKWTQGFQEMINVKPMDQMISNTNNSTSQQQQPTFIATTSRPNATVANGGSGGNNNNTATTMETRKARPQEKVNCPRCNSTNTKFCYYNNYSLTQPRYFCKGCRRYWTEGGSLRNVPVGGSSRKNKRSSTPLASHSNPKLPDLNPPILFSSQIPNKSSKDLNLLSFPVMQDHHHGMSQFLHMPKIENNNTSSSIYASSSPVSALELLRSNGVSSRGMNTFLPGQMMDSNSVIYSSLGFPTMVDYKQSNNNLSFSIDHHQGIGNNTINSNQRAEDNNHADDMNGASRVLFPFSDMKELSSTTQDKSHGNNTYWSGMFTNTGGSSW, via the exons ATGGATGCTACGAAGTGGACACAG GGTTTTCAAGAAATGATAAACGTAAAACCAATGGATCAAATGATTTCAAACACCAACAACAGCACATCGCAACAACAGCAACCAACATTCATCGCCACCACATCAAGGCCAAACGCCACCGTAGCGAACGGCGGCTCCGGCGGAAACAACAACAATACGGCTACTACGATGGAAACTAGAAAGGCCAGACCACAAGAGAAAGTAAACTGTCCAAGATGTAACTCAACGAATACGAAGTTCTGTTATTACAACAACTACAGTCTCACGCAACCAAGATACTTCTGCAAAGGTTGTCGAAGGTATTGGACCGAAGGTGGCTCTCTACGCAACGTCCCTGTTGGAGGCAGCTCAAGAAAGAACAAGAGATCCTCAACACCTTTAGCTTCACATTCCAACCCCAAGCTTCCAGATCTAAACCCACCGATTCTTTTCTCAAGCCAAATCCCTAACAAGTCGTCAAAAGATCTTAACTTGTTGTCTTTCCCGGTCATGCAAGATCATCATCATGGTATGTCTCAGTTTCTTCATATGCCAAAGATCGAGAACAACAATACATCATCTTCAATCTATGCTTCATCATCTCCTGTCTCAGCTCTAGAGCTTCTAAGATCTAATGGAGTCTCTTCGAGAGGAATGAACACGTTCTTGCCTGGTCAAATGATGGATTCAAACTCAGTCATTTACTCATCTTTAGGGTTTCCAACAATGGTTGATTACAAACAGAGTAACAATAACCTTTCGTTCTCCATTGATCATCATCAAGGGATTGGAAACAACACCATCAACAGTAACCAAAGAGCTGAAGATAATAATCATGCTGATGACATGAATGGAGCAAGTAGGGTTTTGTTCCCTTTTTCAGACATGAAAGAGCTTTCGAGCACAACTCAAGACAAGAGCCATGGTAATAATACATACTGGAGTGGGATGTTCACTAATACAGGAGGATCTTCGTGGTGA
- the LOC106312091 gene encoding dof zinc finger protein DOF3.7 isoform X3 gives MDATKWTQGFQEMINVKPMDQMISNTNNSTSQQQQPTFIATTSRPNATVANGGSGGNNNNTATTMETRKARPQEKVNCPRCNSTNTKFCYYNNYSLTQPRYFCKGCRRYWTEGGSLRNVPVGGSSRKNKRSSTPLASHSNPKLPDLNPPILFSSQIPNKSSKDLNLLSFPVMQDHHHALELLRSNGVSSRGMNTFLPGQMMDSNSVIYSSLGFPTMVDYKQSNNNLSFSIDHHQGIGNNTINSNQRAEDNNHADDMNGASRVLFPFSDMKELSSTTQDKSHGNNTYWSGMFTNTGGSSW, from the exons ATGGATGCTACGAAGTGGACACAG GGTTTTCAAGAAATGATAAACGTAAAACCAATGGATCAAATGATTTCAAACACCAACAACAGCACATCGCAACAACAGCAACCAACATTCATCGCCACCACATCAAGGCCAAACGCCACCGTAGCGAACGGCGGCTCCGGCGGAAACAACAACAATACGGCTACTACGATGGAAACTAGAAAGGCCAGACCACAAGAGAAAGTAAACTGTCCAAGATGTAACTCAACGAATACGAAGTTCTGTTATTACAACAACTACAGTCTCACGCAACCAAGATACTTCTGCAAAGGTTGTCGAAGGTATTGGACCGAAGGTGGCTCTCTACGCAACGTCCCTGTTGGAGGCAGCTCAAGAAAGAACAAGAGATCCTCAACACCTTTAGCTTCACATTCCAACCCCAAGCTTCCAGATCTAAACCCACCGATTCTTTTCTCAAGCCAAATCCCTAACAAGTCGTCAAAAGATCTTAACTTGTTGTCTTTCCCGGTCATGCAAGATCATCATCATG CTCTAGAGCTTCTAAGATCTAATGGAGTCTCTTCGAGAGGAATGAACACGTTCTTGCCTGGTCAAATGATGGATTCAAACTCAGTCATTTACTCATCTTTAGGGTTTCCAACAATGGTTGATTACAAACAGAGTAACAATAACCTTTCGTTCTCCATTGATCATCATCAAGGGATTGGAAACAACACCATCAACAGTAACCAAAGAGCTGAAGATAATAATCATGCTGATGACATGAATGGAGCAAGTAGGGTTTTGTTCCCTTTTTCAGACATGAAAGAGCTTTCGAGCACAACTCAAGACAAGAGCCATGGTAATAATACATACTGGAGTGGGATGTTCACTAATACAGGAGGATCTTCGTGGTGA
- the LOC106312091 gene encoding dof zinc finger protein DOF3.7 isoform X2, whose amino-acid sequence MDKKGFQEMINVKPMDQMISNTNNSTSQQQQPTFIATTSRPNATVANGGSGGNNNNTATTMETRKARPQEKVNCPRCNSTNTKFCYYNNYSLTQPRYFCKGCRRYWTEGGSLRNVPVGGSSRKNKRSSTPLASHSNPKLPDLNPPILFSSQIPNKSSKDLNLLSFPVMQDHHHGMSQFLHMPKIENNNTSSSIYASSSPVSALELLRSNGVSSRGMNTFLPGQMMDSNSVIYSSLGFPTMVDYKQSNNNLSFSIDHHQGIGNNTINSNQRAEDNNHADDMNGASRVLFPFSDMKELSSTTQDKSHGNNTYWSGMFTNTGGSSW is encoded by the exons ATGGATAAAAAG GGTTTTCAAGAAATGATAAACGTAAAACCAATGGATCAAATGATTTCAAACACCAACAACAGCACATCGCAACAACAGCAACCAACATTCATCGCCACCACATCAAGGCCAAACGCCACCGTAGCGAACGGCGGCTCCGGCGGAAACAACAACAATACGGCTACTACGATGGAAACTAGAAAGGCCAGACCACAAGAGAAAGTAAACTGTCCAAGATGTAACTCAACGAATACGAAGTTCTGTTATTACAACAACTACAGTCTCACGCAACCAAGATACTTCTGCAAAGGTTGTCGAAGGTATTGGACCGAAGGTGGCTCTCTACGCAACGTCCCTGTTGGAGGCAGCTCAAGAAAGAACAAGAGATCCTCAACACCTTTAGCTTCACATTCCAACCCCAAGCTTCCAGATCTAAACCCACCGATTCTTTTCTCAAGCCAAATCCCTAACAAGTCGTCAAAAGATCTTAACTTGTTGTCTTTCCCGGTCATGCAAGATCATCATCATGGTATGTCTCAGTTTCTTCATATGCCAAAGATCGAGAACAACAATACATCATCTTCAATCTATGCTTCATCATCTCCTGTCTCAGCTCTAGAGCTTCTAAGATCTAATGGAGTCTCTTCGAGAGGAATGAACACGTTCTTGCCTGGTCAAATGATGGATTCAAACTCAGTCATTTACTCATCTTTAGGGTTTCCAACAATGGTTGATTACAAACAGAGTAACAATAACCTTTCGTTCTCCATTGATCATCATCAAGGGATTGGAAACAACACCATCAACAGTAACCAAAGAGCTGAAGATAATAATCATGCTGATGACATGAATGGAGCAAGTAGGGTTTTGTTCCCTTTTTCAGACATGAAAGAGCTTTCGAGCACAACTCAAGACAAGAGCCATGGTAATAATACATACTGGAGTGGGATGTTCACTAATACAGGAGGATCTTCGTGGTGA